From the Sulfuriferula nivalis genome, the window ATCCACCACATCCATCATTTGCGCCAGTTGGCGACGCGCACTCACATTACCAGCGGGACGCACCAGTTGTGGATAGCAATTATCGAGAAATGGGCGATCAGCCAGTAACTGACGCAACACGGAGTAAGTCGCCGCCAGCAATGATTCAGGCGTAAATCCGGCCACAGCAGCAGGCAATCCGTGCTGAGTGGGCACAAAATCCCATTCATCCGCACCCATGATAGTGGCGACGTGACCTGGCGCAATCAACGCATCGAAACCTGGCTTACCCGCCTCTAGCAACATAGCGACAGCAGGCCAGGTAAGGCGACCCGACAACAACACTGACAAATTCGGTGGTACACCTGCTGCCAACATGGCCGCAACAGGTGCAGTGGTAGTCTCAAAACCAGCGGCAAAAAATACCACCGGCACATCTGCATTATCACGCGCAATCTGTACTGCTTCCGTTGGACTCGCAATTGGTCGTATATCCGCACCAGCAGCGCGTGCAGCATCCAGTGAACGCGGTTCGCCCTTAGGTACATTGACAGGTACGCGCAGCATATCGCCGAACGCCACTAATATTATCTTCTCGTTGAGTGCCAACTGTATTGCCTGATACACATCTTCTTCCGGACAGATACACACGGGACAGCCCGGTCCGGGAATCAGCTCTATATTTTTCGGCAATGCACCGCGTAACCCAGCCATGGTGATAGACCGTTCATGACCACCACAGACATTCATAATCTTGACGCGCTCGGGCAGATCCAGTGCACGAATTTGCTGTAACCAGTAAGCGGCATCGTGCTGCATCAGCTCACCTCAGCGTGGCCATGGAGTTTCAAACCATCTGTTTGTATGTACGGCTTAACCGTTTGTCCGGCCAATACACGAGCACGTTGTGCAACGAGCTCACTACGCAGCCAGTCATACCAAGCCGCCATACCCTGCCCCTTGCGTGCAGAAAGCTGTAACAGCGGCACCGTACTCGCCAGTTGACGCAGACACTGCTCGGCACGCGCTGGAACAAAATCATCCAGCACGGCTAACAAATCTATCTTGCTCAGCACCACCACATCAGCGGCACGGAACATAACAGGGTATTTAGCAGGTTTATCATCGCCCTCGGTCACCGAAAGCAAAGTGACATTACGATGCTGCCCCAGATCGAAACTCGCCGGGCACACCAGATTGCCGACGTTTTCAACAAACAGAATATCCACCTGAGACAAATCCAGATGATGGAGTGCATCATGCACCATATGTGCATCAAGATGGCAGGCACTGCCCGTAGTGATTTGATAAGCGGGCACACCACGAGCACGGATGCGCGCCGCATCATTTTCGGTTTCCAGATCACCTTCGATAACAGCAATTCGAAATTCATCCTTGAGTGCATCGATGGTCGCTTCCAGCAAAGCCGTCTTGCCCGAACCAGGTGAAGACATCAGATTGATGGTGAGTATGCCACGGGTGTCAAAATGGCTGCGATTGTGCCCAGCCTGATCATCATTATGTGCCAGCAATTTTTTTAGTACAGTCACCGCACTCGTGCCCGCCTGCACTGGCTTATAAGCCAGATGCTGGTTACCTGGTGTCACATTGCAGCCACAGCTATCACACATGAGCCATCCTTAATTTGTAATCAATTCCAGATTCGCCAGCAGCATTTCATCACCGCTGATCAGTTGGGTATGATAATCCCCACACTCGCCGCACAACAATCGATTAGGCGTAGCTTCTGTATCTGCACCACAAGTCTGACAGTGCACGCGGACTGGCTGGGACTCTATGATCAACTGGGCTTCAGCCGCCACCGTCCCTGCTGCGGCCAGGGGGAAAGCGCTTACCAGCAACGCTGGCTCGACACCTGACAATGCACCAATATGCAAAGTAATAACAGCCACACTTTGCGCAAAATTTTGCTGGGCAATCTCAGTCACCTGAGTCACCAGCGCCTGACAGACTGCCAATTCATGCACGATGCATAGCCGATTCTATTGCCAGCATTTCGTCGTAAAGCTCCCATGCGCTTTGTGCTTCTGCCTCACTCATGGTCTGTATGGCATAGCCGACATGCACCATGACGTAATCACCTACCGCAGGCATTTCATCCTGCAGCAGAAACAGGTTTACTTCACGTGCAACGCCCTTGGCAGCGGCCTGGGCGAGGAAACCATCAATGGTAGTAATTTGCATGGGTATGGCTAGACACATGATGCACCTCGGTTAATTCAGCACAGTATAGCCCTGATAAAGCCAGAATAACATGCTAAAAAAGTCATGATTAATTCATTAGGTTGTTATTAAAATTTGGCGTAGTATCATTAACCTTACTCCCATTACTGGAATGTCTTAGTATAACTTTATGGTTACTCTAGTGCTCGGTATAGGCAACACCCTGCTCTGCGACGAAGGCGTGGGGGTTCATGCGGTACGTGCACTCGCACAAGATCATTCCCACCTGACTGACGTAGAATTTATGGACGGTGGCACACTCAGTTTTTCCCTTGCTGGCGATGTTGAAGATGCCAGCCAACTCATCATTATTGACGCTGCCGAGCTGGATGATGCACCAGGTACGGTACGTGCATTTGTTGGTGAGGATATGGACAAATTTCTCGGTGTCAACCGTAAACGCAGCGTGCATGAAGTTGGCTTGCTTGATCTGATGGCTGTCGCACTTCTGGCTGGCCACCTGCCCGAACGCCGCGCTCTGATCGGCATACAGCCTGACATAGTAGACTGGGGCGACGCACCCACCACAGCCGTTGCACTTGCGATACCGCAAGCCTGTGACATGACGTTAGCATTGATTGCAGGATGGCGCACATGAGCACACTAGACCAAATCAGCGTAAAAATCATCAATCCACTGTCGACTCAGGCAACTCAGGCAGATGGCCTATCCGGCAATGCCGATGCCATCCTGCATGAAATTGTCGCGCTATTGGAAGCCTATACAAGCACTGGGGAAATGGGAGCAATTGATCTACGCAGCCTGCCCCTTACGCCTGCTGACTATGAGCTGCTGCGTGACACACTGTCTGAAGGCGAAGTCCATGCGCATATCAATGCGATAGGCAACTCAGATATACATGAGACCTGTTATCCAGGCGTATGGTGGCTGACTTATTACAATGCAGACGGCGATACCGTGGCCGAGTTATTAGAAATTACCAGCGTTCCCCAAATATTAAAAGCACCCGAGGAAGATATGCGTGAAGGATTAGCCCGTTTACGCGACCGATTAACGCAATTGGAATAGCACTGGAGGGAGAAACAAACAATGAACGAACCCGATACCCTGGGCGCAAGCCTGACACGTAGCGGCGTTAGCCGGCGATCCTTTCTCAAATTCTGCACCGCCATGGCTTCATTGATGGCATTACCTCCCAGCGCTGCTTATGCCATGGCTGACGCACTCAATCGAGCTCAACGCCAGTCGGTGATATGGCTATCATTTCAGGAATGCACCGGCTGTGTGGAGTCACTAACGCGTTCTTTCGATCCAACGCTGGAACAGATGATATTTGAAATGATCTCGCTGGATTATCAGGAGACGCTGCAAGCTGCATCTGGTGAAGCTGCTGAATTAGCACGTAAACAGGCAATGAAATCATCTTATGGCAAATATGTGCTGATAGTTGACGGCTCCATTCCCACCAAGGACGGTGGCGTATATTCTACGATAGCAGGTATATCCAACTACGACATGCTGGTCGAGACCGCCAAAGGCGCCGCTGCCATCGTCGCCGTGGGCACCTGTTCTGCATACGGTGGCATTCCTCACGCCAACCCCAATCCGACGGGTGCAGTAGCCGTATCAGATATCATCAAAGACAAGCCGATCATGAATGTGCCGGGCTGCCCGCCTATACCATCGGTGATTGCCGGCGTACTGGCCTATTTCGTCACCTACGGCAAACTGCCGGAACTCGATCACATCGGCCGACCCAAAGTGTTCTTCGCCGATACCATCCATGACCGTTGCTACCGTCGACCATTTTACGATCAAGGCAAGTTTGCCAAGACCTTCGACGACGAAGGCGCGCGCAATGGCTGGTGTCTGTATGAGCTAGGCTGTAAAGGCCCAACCACTTACAACGCCTGTGCCACAATTAAATGGAATGGTGGCATCAGCTTCCCCATCGAATCTGGGCACGGTTGTCTGGGTTGTTCCGAACCCAATTTCTGGGATAAAGGCAGCTTTTACCAGCCACTTCCCACGCCACTCGCCGACAATGCACCCGTCATTGCCGCGGCGACTCTGGGCGGAATCGCAGTAGGCACAGTTGCCGCGGTCGTCTCGCGCAAACACCAAGCCGACATCAGTACGAAAGAGGAGAAATAGCATGGACTTGCTACAGTTTGCTCGCGGCCCGGCGCTAACTTGGGCGTTTGCTATTTTCGTATTCGGCATGACCTGGCGTCTGGTCGGCATCCTGCTGCTGAAACGGCGACCTGATTACTCCGAACCGCGCAATACCGCCAGCTGGACAGGCGCAATCAAACTCATCATAACCCGCTCCTGGCCCCACCGCGAATTCAGAAAACGCACTATTTTCGGTCTATCCGTAGGTTATATTTTCCATATCGGACTGGCGATTGTTGTATTCGGTTTCGCGCCACATATCATGTTCATTCGCAGCCTCACTGGTCTGGACTGGCCCAACCTGCCTAATGCCGTTATTTATATCAGTGGCGCTATCACTATCGCCGCACTCATCATCGTAATGGGACGGCGGTTGACCAATCCGGTCATGCGGCTTATATCGAATTTCGACGATTATTTCAGCTGGTTTGTCACCATAACTCCGGTCGTGACCGGCATGCTGGCAGTCGCCCATCTGGGTGCGCGTT encodes:
- a CDS encoding hydrogenase expression/formation C-terminal domain-containing protein; this encodes MSTLDQISVKIINPLSTQATQADGLSGNADAILHEIVALLEAYTSTGEMGAIDLRSLPLTPADYELLRDTLSEGEVHAHINAIGNSDIHETCYPGVWWLTYYNADGDTVAELLEITSVPQILKAPEEDMREGLARLRDRLTQLE
- a CDS encoding HypC/HybG/HupF family hydrogenase formation chaperone, with the protein product MCLAIPMQITTIDGFLAQAAAKGVAREVNLFLLQDEMPAVGDYVMVHVGYAIQTMSEAEAQSAWELYDEMLAIESAMHRA
- a CDS encoding HyaD/HybD family hydrogenase maturation endopeptidase; this translates as MVTLVLGIGNTLLCDEGVGVHAVRALAQDHSHLTDVEFMDGGTLSFSLAGDVEDASQLIIIDAAELDDAPGTVRAFVGEDMDKFLGVNRKRSVHEVGLLDLMAVALLAGHLPERRALIGIQPDIVDWGDAPTTAVALAIPQACDMTLALIAGWRT
- a CDS encoding hydrogenase small subunit, giving the protein MNEPDTLGASLTRSGVSRRSFLKFCTAMASLMALPPSAAYAMADALNRAQRQSVIWLSFQECTGCVESLTRSFDPTLEQMIFEMISLDYQETLQAASGEAAELARKQAMKSSYGKYVLIVDGSIPTKDGGVYSTIAGISNYDMLVETAKGAAAIVAVGTCSAYGGIPHANPNPTGAVAVSDIIKDKPIMNVPGCPPIPSVIAGVLAYFVTYGKLPELDHIGRPKVFFADTIHDRCYRRPFYDQGKFAKTFDDEGARNGWCLYELGCKGPTTYNACATIKWNGGISFPIESGHGCLGCSEPNFWDKGSFYQPLPTPLADNAPVIAAATLGGIAVGTVAAVVSRKHQADISTKEEK
- a CDS encoding nitrate reductase, with protein sequence MDLLQFARGPALTWAFAIFVFGMTWRLVGILLLKRRPDYSEPRNTASWTGAIKLIITRSWPHREFRKRTIFGLSVGYIFHIGLAIVVFGFAPHIMFIRSLTGLDWPNLPNAVIYISGAITIAALIIVMGRRLTNPVMRLISNFDDYFSWFVTITPVVTGMLAVAHLGARYETLLAIHILSIALLLVWFPFGKLMHSALIFISRGTTGALFERKGASI
- the hypD gene encoding hydrogenase formation protein HypD codes for the protein MQHDAAYWLQQIRALDLPERVKIMNVCGGHERSITMAGLRGALPKNIELIPGPGCPVCICPEEDVYQAIQLALNEKIILVAFGDMLRVPVNVPKGEPRSLDAARAAGADIRPIASPTEAVQIARDNADVPVVFFAAGFETTTAPVAAMLAAGVPPNLSVLLSGRLTWPAVAMLLEAGKPGFDALIAPGHVATIMGADEWDFVPTQHGLPAAVAGFTPESLLAATYSVLRQLLADRPFLDNCYPQLVRPAGNVSARRQLAQMMDVVDANWRGVGVIPASGFGLKSTLSLHNARLCFPTYEDPVRKRAGEMPPGCDCAQVVLGKIYPDQCRLYGSACTPRTPVGPCMVSDEGACRIWWASGVREAKVA
- a CDS encoding hydrogenase maturation nickel metallochaperone HypA; amino-acid sequence: MHELAVCQALVTQVTEIAQQNFAQSVAVITLHIGALSGVEPALLVSAFPLAAAGTVAAEAQLIIESQPVRVHCQTCGADTEATPNRLLCGECGDYHTQLISGDEMLLANLELITN
- the hypB gene encoding hydrogenase nickel incorporation protein HypB, whose protein sequence is MCDSCGCNVTPGNQHLAYKPVQAGTSAVTVLKKLLAHNDDQAGHNRSHFDTRGILTINLMSSPGSGKTALLEATIDALKDEFRIAVIEGDLETENDAARIRARGVPAYQITTGSACHLDAHMVHDALHHLDLSQVDILFVENVGNLVCPASFDLGQHRNVTLLSVTEGDDKPAKYPVMFRAADVVVLSKIDLLAVLDDFVPARAEQCLRQLASTVPLLQLSARKGQGMAAWYDWLRSELVAQRARVLAGQTVKPYIQTDGLKLHGHAEVS